The Chitinophaga sp. H8 genome contains a region encoding:
- a CDS encoding Ppx/GppA phosphatase family protein encodes MKLAAIDIGSNAARLLISEASPKSNGEMDFTKVNLVRVPLRLGFDVFATQTISEKKVAHLLNTIKAYKLLLDVYEVKYLKACATSAMRDATNAAAILQQVKDETSIDIKVISGQEEASYIYENHIAENMDTTRAYLYIDVGGGSTELTFFSNKKLVFKESFNIGTIRLLQQQVTDAHWQQMKDFLKAQLKSQPPVIAIGSGGNINKIFTLSKRKEGKPLSLETLKDYYKEFSNFTVEERIHLYNLREDRADVIVPALQIYVNVMRWADAAEIYVPKIGLADGLIHALYAEISAIN; translated from the coding sequence ATGAAACTGGCTGCGATAGATATCGGATCAAATGCTGCACGGTTATTGATTTCTGAGGCATCTCCCAAAAGCAACGGAGAAATGGACTTTACCAAAGTAAACCTCGTAAGGGTACCATTGAGATTAGGCTTTGATGTATTTGCCACCCAAACTATTTCTGAGAAAAAGGTGGCGCATTTGCTCAATACGATCAAGGCCTATAAACTCCTGCTCGACGTATATGAAGTGAAATACCTGAAGGCCTGTGCTACTTCCGCCATGCGGGATGCCACCAATGCAGCGGCCATTCTCCAGCAAGTGAAAGATGAAACCAGTATTGACATCAAAGTGATTTCCGGACAGGAAGAAGCTTCCTATATATATGAAAACCACATTGCGGAAAATATGGATACTACCCGCGCCTACCTGTATATAGATGTAGGGGGTGGCAGTACTGAACTCACCTTTTTCAGCAACAAGAAACTGGTTTTCAAAGAATCCTTTAACATCGGCACTATCCGCTTATTACAGCAGCAGGTTACAGATGCACACTGGCAACAGATGAAAGATTTCCTTAAAGCACAACTGAAATCCCAGCCACCTGTCATTGCCATTGGCTCCGGCGGAAACATCAACAAAATATTTACCCTTTCCAAAAGAAAGGAAGGTAAACCACTGTCACTGGAAACGCTGAAAGACTACTACAAGGAATTCAGCAATTTCACCGTTGAAGAAAGAATCCACCTGTATAATCTCCGGGAAGACCGCGCAGATGTGATTGTGCCCGCATTACAGATATACGTCAACGTCATGCGCTGGGCAGATGCAGCGGAGATTTACGTACCCAAAATAGGGCTGGCAGACGGGCTGATCCATGCTTTATATGCCGAAATCAGCGCTATCAATTAA
- the panB gene encoding 3-methyl-2-oxobutanoate hydroxymethyltransferase, which translates to MSIHKEVKRVTTHILQKMKVDGEKISMLTAYDYSMARIFDDAGVDVILVGDSASNVMAGHETTLPITLDQMIYHASSVVRAIKRSFVVADLPFGSYQGNSKEALSSAIRMMKETGAHGIKIEGGEEIVESVKRIISAGVPVMGHLGLTPQSIYKFGTYAVRATEEAEAQKLINDALLLQEAGCFAIVLEKIPALLTKKVAEAIHIPTIGIGAGKYADGQVLVMHDMLGINKDFKPRFLRRYLNLYDQILEASKQYIKDVKDRDFPNDNEQY; encoded by the coding sequence ATGTCAATACATAAAGAAGTGAAACGTGTTACCACCCATATACTTCAAAAGATGAAAGTAGATGGGGAAAAAATCTCTATGCTCACCGCATATGATTACTCCATGGCACGCATCTTTGATGATGCCGGCGTGGATGTTATACTGGTAGGCGACAGCGCCTCTAATGTAATGGCTGGTCATGAAACCACCTTGCCTATTACACTCGACCAGATGATATATCATGCTTCTTCTGTTGTAAGAGCAATCAAACGCAGCTTTGTAGTGGCAGACCTGCCTTTTGGTTCTTACCAGGGCAATTCCAAGGAGGCCCTCAGCTCAGCAATCCGTATGATGAAGGAAACCGGTGCACATGGTATTAAAATAGAAGGCGGAGAGGAAATTGTAGAATCCGTAAAGCGTATTATCTCAGCAGGGGTACCTGTTATGGGACACCTTGGGCTTACTCCCCAATCTATCTACAAATTTGGTACTTATGCCGTACGCGCTACGGAAGAGGCCGAAGCCCAGAAGCTGATCAATGACGCACTTTTGTTGCAGGAAGCAGGTTGCTTTGCCATTGTGCTGGAAAAAATCCCAGCCCTGCTAACTAAAAAAGTAGCAGAAGCCATACATATTCCTACCATCGGTATTGGCGCAGGCAAGTATGCCGACGGCCAGGTATTGGTAATGCATGATATGCTGGGGATCAATAAAGACTTCAAACCCCGTTTTTTACGCCGCTATCTCAATCTTTACGATCAGATCCTGGAAGCCAGCAAACAATATATTAAAGATGTAAAAGACAGGGATTTCCCCAACGATAACGAACAATATTAA